A segment of the Solea solea chromosome 14, fSolSol10.1, whole genome shotgun sequence genome:
CAAGACGCTGGGTGGTTGggtgcctcacacacacacacacacacagacacacacagtgggggCCTGAGTGGGAGCAGACTGCATGTTCACAGTGTCAAACGATCAGGCTGCTGAACTCAGTGTGGAGCTGATGTACACTTCACAGGGACGTTATGGACCAAAACACAGATGCGAGAAGACAAATTAAAATCTAATCTACGAAGCAGCAACAGATAATGTAACGTGATTAGATCATTTTGAATTACAAACTATAAATCAGCCAAAGAGAGAAGTGACAATAAGGCAGGATAATAATGAAATCTTTGTGTGTGGCAGGTGGAGGCGTGTCAGCTTCTCAGCAGATCTCTTGCTTCCTCTTTCCAGCCTGAGGGTTGGAGGTGAGAAACAGCTTTGCTGGATGCTTCTGTGACACCATGTGATCATGTCCTCTCCTCTTTGCCCTACACGTCGCCACCTGTCTCGTCAAAAACTCTCGAAATCTTCACACAATATGATTTTTGCTGTGTTcatttctctttcctctcttttttccctgaCTGTTTCTTCCCTACCATTTTAGTAATCTATTAAGGTATTATTTAATTAACTCTGCCCCGACACTGTTTATGACTGTAATAAGCTCTGATTCATGTCGGGGGGGACAACCTGAATACTAATGCGACACATCATGAAAATGACAGAGGGGTCTCGTGGGTCACACGTCCTGTTATCATACACTTGCACTCTTCTGAGCCACCTCTGAGCCAAAACATGAATTTTACATGTGAGAGGTCTAAATCTCCTCTGAAAAGCGTACTGGCAATTCAATGAGTCAAATAATATTCGCATTAGTGAAATacgacacacacaaaacattagCCAGACATGGCAGGTTTCAAGGACAGCTGCAGAGAAGGCAGACGTctgaaataattattattacagccTAGATTAATGCATCTgcgagaacagagagagagagagagaggaaacgcACCAAAGATTGAAGTGTTTAAGCTGGGAATGACGCCAAAACCAAACACATCACAGCaattgaaaatgttaaataaaaaaaaggtcatctAATAATAAAGCCATTAGTGCCAGTATGCTGTAAAGACTCAAATGAGATGCTGCGGGTCACATTTCAACGTTTGCTTGTGTCCTCAAATCACACATATgaccacacaaacaacaacaaagagcagCAGATATGAGATGATGCATGACCTGTAATCCGCAAACATTAAGTAATCTGAACGAATGTGCATTTGGCTCGTCAGTCTGGAACACTGGGATTTAAAACTCTTGTCAGGTGGTTGACTGAGAGGTCATAGAAGAACCTCAGTCATGTTTGCTCCAGCGTTGCCAGGACGATTAGAGGCACAATGTATATCGTGGGCCAAAGAAATTGCACTCATTATGCAGACATTATCTTCTGCAGCAGTTTTagttctcttctctcttttatttgATGGATGAAGCTGCCAAAATAACAAGACATTGGCCTTTACATTATTGCCTATATACACATTCATATTCACCAAAAAGCCAACGGACCATATTTTATTCTTGCTCTCTGTGTCacagctgtgtgagtgagtgagtgagtgcatgtaCAATCCCTGATGCTGTGTCTAGAGGGATTAGAATTCCCAGATCGGGGACAGATACTGTAGACGCTGGACTGCATGTGAAATTCAATCAGACGAAATGAATGCAAATGACTCCGCATACAAATGCTCAGAGAACATCCTTCATCAACACATGCACAGGCTTTGTAACTGTGCACACGTGTTAAAACAACAGAGTACGCCAAAGTAAACTGTGCTGATGTCTGGTGCAACACATATTCAGAGCgcacagtgtttctgttacaaTAAGCATGGAAGTCTGAACTTGTTCAGGGGTGCCTTATTGAATATAAATTCCCGTTAAATCCCTAATCTGGATCAGGACTGGATGAAAGTCTGGTGGTATGTCTGAtcctttttacagttttgcccattttaAGAGGTaaggatttcttgaaaatggaacattttttgtgatgtcatcagtgggtagaGTCTTATCACAATTGAATGAGAACATATTTGGGTGATTACCTACCATCCCAAAAAAATGAATCAGATTGGTAAACCCACACCAATGAAACATAATCTCCATGACAGAGCTAATAATCATTTGTTCTCGAGCCTTGGGAAGAAAactttgaagaaaaaaatgactcagtCAGAGGAATACAGAGTCAGAGGAGTGTGTTTATTCCTGGGATTTCTCACTGGAATCTCTTCAGACTGAAATCTGTCATTGATCTCGAGCGCTGTTCACAGACTGATGTGAAATGACACACTTTCtcagaaaaaatatataaaatagtgCGAGTCAAGTTTGACTTGTATCACAGCACAGGGGACGTCAGCTCTAGAAGTAAGCTGCTTGCAAGGAAATGTAACTTTGGGGGGAGAATGatgacatttctgacagaaATGAATCAGAAATCTCAATTTATTTCAGCTCTAGACATTGTGGCAATCAAAGATTTAAAGATTTGCATTCATCATAAATGATCTAGATAGGCTCCTTCTCACCCCACAGCACTCGGATGTGATGCCATCTGGTGGTTTAACACAGTCATATAGCTGACAGACACTTACGAAACTAAGTAAGAAAATGAAGTGTCAAACCAAGAAAAATATaatctatttatttgtttttaagatttcaaatacaaaacaagTGAATGCTgctcataaaaccacacaaagcGACACACGGTGACAAAGAGTTCTTTCAAGTGATTTCATGAACAAGGAAATAAAGTGGAAACTATTCATGGTATTTAGAGCACACAGGGTAGTAAAAATGTGGCAATGTTTTGCATACATTGATTTAGTCATGGAAGACAACCACACATTTCAAAAGCTGATCGCCTGAGACACATGTAACCTTTCCCCACTTAATTATAATGCCCTTTCACCATTCAATAACATATGATAATGATAAACTTGTCTGAAACACCTCTTTTCACTTGCCATCTGCCCCTGCTTTGTCCTTGCTTTTGTCCCGTGGCATACGGCCCATATTGTAAAATTCTGCGTTTGGCCTCATGTCAGTGAGGTGAGCGAGCCGGTTGGACATGGCAAAGAAAGCAGCAATAGCAGCGATGTCCCAAGCGTCCTCGCGGTCAAAGCCCACCTCCTCCAACGCCTTGAAGTGCTGTTCTGTGATGGTGTCACTGCGACACACAGCCATCGCAAAGTCCAGCATGGCACGCTCCCGAGGACCCAGCTCTGCGTTCTCATAGTTAACAATGACCTGCGTGAAAAGAAGGGAGAGGGACGATGAGTGGAAACATCGGGTTTTGCCTCGTTTGTTTTGCAGTGAGCAAAGAGGAAGCctcaataaaacataaacacgtGTCAACTTGCTATAAAATGAGGaggcagataaagacgtgaaaatgtgaatgattcaaaattaaaagacaaaaaaaggaacaaagaaacatGAGTCAAAGACGAATGGTACCTGATCGGACAGAGTGGGTTTCTTAGAGTAGATGCGATGCAGTGCACTGTGGGATACCACGCAGTATAGACACCTGTTGTGGATGCTGGTTGCAACCACGATCAGCTCTCGGTCAGCTTTGGATAATCTTCCTGATTATACAAATACATTCAATTGGGGGGGAAAGTAACATATTTTGTTTCCTACGCCCAAATTTGACACACAAAAGAGCATATGATGcttgaaatgtaaacataaatctatcacatgtttactgataatcaattactaaatcaTATGCCAACTATTTCGTCTTCCTGTTTTCAGTCTATGACGTTAAACTGATcaatctttggtttgtggacaaacaagacacttgaAGATCATCATTTTGAAGTTTAGGAAACACTGTTCAAAattgttttcacaattttcAGGACAAAGCCACTAATTGATGAATAGGGAAAACAATGTACAGGTTATttaccttctctctctcttaatcacacacacacacacacacctacctgtCTCCTTGTTCATTAGTTCGTTGTAGTAAGCGAAGAAGATTCTGAACTCAGCTGGTCTGTGAGAGAGCACTTTGAACACGTTTGGCAAAAAGCCTCCCTGTAAACAAAAAGTTAGTAAGTGAATTGATAATACAGCAATGTTAATGTGCAGCAGTATGTTTAGTATGTTTACCTTTGCCTCGACTTCCTCCATAAGCTCAACGATATCATAAGGCAGGTCGTTCTTGGTCGGGATTGGATAGCGACTAATGTTCTGTGAAGAAGCGTCGCTGCACAACTGTCTGTTCCCCGGCGCTAACGCAGCCACCTTCCCCCATGACCGAAGACTGGCCTGACCGTGGAGCAGGAGgcgctgtgtggacacagaaatacGAGACAACATGGAGATGAGGTTTGTCGCTATGTCTGTCAGGAGAGaaagctgtctgtctgtctgtctgtctgtccggtTTGTTTTTATCACTGATTCGTCCCGTGTCCTGTAGAACTGGAAAGTACGGCGCCTGGGAAGGGTCAGGACGCGATACCAACAGCACATACACACTAACCTACAACACACGCTATGAGCTAACTGACGTTGCAGTGTCAGGTGCCTGAAAATTGGAAAATCAACAGTGTAATTAAAAAACAGTTTGGTTGTCGCTTCCTTGGTATCGCCGCCCTGTCAAAGTAACCAATCGTAGAGCAAGTATTGAGTCGCGCCCACTGTCTGTTACCACCGTCATGCACTGCTCCTCCTCGCCGCTATGGGTCAGACTCCGGTTCTGTGATGCCTCGTTTTCTGGAACGTTAGCtgacaacaaacaaagaaatacatTATTATCCCCGCGTGTAAGATGATCATAAATAGATTAACGCTAGGTTTAACAAAAatggtgggtttttttctggGAAAATGTGGCATTTATATTTCCCCGAGAGACATAAACCTGggtaataaatgttttatcaagAGACGACCCGATGACCCGGAAGTGACTTTGATGCTTTGCTTCTCGTTCACTGGATGCAGTGTGAAAGTTGTGGGATAAATTATCAAAACAAGAGAGCCAATTGGGGCTTTCGAACTCTGCAACCGTCATGTTTTACCATGTAAGTATGTGTTATTCACACTGTATGGTCGGGCTAATAGCAGATAATAGACATTGTGTTTATAAAGATTTAGCCCTCGCGTGATAGCTGCTTGGTTAGCATTGCTAATGCAGCAACAAAAAACTCTTATTTTACCTTGCCGACATGAAGCTTTATCAGATCACTGTAGCAACAACCACAGCATCACGTCGGTGAACACCACAAACTCTAAAATACCAGCaattctgtgtgtttacagatttCTTTGGAGCATGAAATCTTGCTTCACCCGAGATATTTTGGTCCGAATCTACTCAACACCGTGAAACAGAAGCTTTTCACAGAAGTGGAGGGCACATGCACTGGCAAGTGAGTGTTTCCAATACAAGTCATGTGTCTATTCGTCACATGTCTTAAGTTGCCTGTACAATGTAAACTTCTTATTTTGTTGACGTGCATTAGCCTATGTTGAAATATATGTGTACGTAATGAACCCCAACTCAAATCACACGCAAATTTCGACTTTTATTGGATCTCTGGGGCTATTTGACAACATTGATCATAACAGTGTATGATAATAGAATATTTTTCTGAATATTTTTGGACTGATACAAGATTGCAtttaaaactattgttttttaaataaatatgtaatccTAATGGCGACAATACATTTGTCAATGCTTTTTGTGTCCCCACAGTATGATCACTGAGCTGAATTTCAATAAGTTTGTTTGTATTCATGTTATACACAGGGAATCAACACATTGCTAATTCATTGCTCTCTTTCAGGTATGGCTTTGTCATTGCAGTCACCACCATTGACAACATCGGGGCAGGTATAATCCAGCCAGGCAGAGGGTTTGTTCTGTACCCAGTAAAGTATAAGGCCATTGTGTTCCGCCCATTCAAGGGGGAAGTGGTGGATGCTGTGGTCACTCAGGTTAACAAGGTGAGGAGCAGTGCAGGTTTACCAACTATTGTGCACAATTTCTACTTCATCTGTATATCACAATGGCGTTTCCCACCACCCCTCAATGCTGTTTTCTCATTAATTTGACATTGCATTGCTTGTTGGTATTTAGTGTTTCTGCAGTagataatgttttaaatgtcaatGAATAATTTTTCCCGTTTCTTACAGGTTGGATTGTTCACAGAGATTGGTCCCATGTCTTGCTTCATCTCTAGACATGTGAGTCAGTGTAGCATGGTTGTGTTTGGTACATAATTTGATttacatcttttattttgtatctaATGAGAAACTTTCTATTTGCAGTCCATCCCCTCAGAAATGGAGTTTGACCCTAATTCTAATCCGCCTTGTTACAAGACGGTTGATGAGGTAAGAATATTCAGGGTTATATTTTGTTATCAAAAAATAATCCCCTTGATAAGGTATCTACCAAATTTCACAATTAAatgagtaaatgtaaaatgtacctTTTTTAGGTCTGGAAAAGATAGTAATGTATTACATAAATTCTGTTTAAAAAGCCTTTTTGGTGCTGTTCACGGCTGTTCTGCGGTTGTCAGTTACAGAATTatgaatttattgtttttgtctgttttccttAAGGACATTGTAATCCAACAAGACGACGAGATTCGGCTAAAGATTGTGGGAACAAGAGTGGATAAGAATGATATTGTAagtgtattatttctttttgaaatTAGACCAAATAGTTCACCTTGCTGCAGGAAAATATATCAGACTATATGTCAGATGTTACACAATGGGTTTTGAAATGatcctctttgttttccagtttGCTATTGGATCTCTCATGGATGATTATCTGGGTGAGTATGATGTCAGAGAACATATCACTTACTGCATTGTGCAACTTATGTCAAATTATTTAGCAAATaggaaaacattatttatagtTTGACAAAACAGGATGTTAATTGTTTCCCTTGAAAATATTGTATCCCTGAAATTTAGACATCATGAGGTCTGTTCTGTAAAGTAGGTTCAACATACCAAGGATATACAGTATCTTCATTATGTGGCTTCATTGATCCTAACGTTGGTGTTGATACTGGTCTTTAAATTGACCAGTATCAGTATTTAAATTGTTGTTATCAAGTTAGAGTGTTCATCTTAAGGTCATTTAATCTTTCTCTGTACGATATTAGTATACAGAAGCACAATTAAATTGACTGAagccaacagaaaaaaaaagatctcctGTATTTACGACCTGACCCTCTGCAGTAAAGAAAATTGCTAAGAAAGCCAAAGGCGTTTCCCAGTGTCTGAACATTCTTGCTGTCCTGAGAGACACTATCATGATCCACCCACTGAGTTCTGATCGATCTTTCATAAATAGTGATACCATTTACCAAAGGAAATATCTGGTTACAAGCCACAAGCAATAATCCCTGGAGTCAGTTTGTTGTGCAATATAGTTGACTGATGACATGACATTACCTTGCCAATGGCAAATTCTGCTTCACAGTACAGGTACTCTGATCAtataaaagtttttgttttgtgatcgATCCCTAAACTTTccctcaactttttttttccaggtcttGTGAGCTGAGTTTTACGGAGGCTGCACTTCACATGGAACATTTTATGTAGTAgtgtatttctttgtttgttaaaattaatatttttctaCAATGATTGACATGATTTGGTGACTGCTGGTCATAGctactttgttttattatgcTTTATTACTATAAAATGTGTAGGTTTTTAGAGTTGCAAGATTTGGAGAAAAAATTGTGAACTTTAATACAGAAATAAGTAATCTACTCATTGTCCATCCAAACTCTGTATTTCTATTTTGTTtatgtgcaaaataaaacattttatttgttcttaTATTTAGGATCCTTGTCTGTTTGATGTGCAGTGTACAATATGATCTCCGTGTGAAAATAGATGATGCACTGATGTTGCTATAAAACATGTTACTGTAGTTAATATTtatacaaagaaagaaaataaattgtgcTGAAATGTGGCAAAGCATGACGCCACTGTGCAAGTCATGCAATGGAATTGCAATTCTTACTAAGGATGCTGTAATCGCACTATTAGATAAGATATTGGAAAAAGCGTCTTGCTGTGTAGGGAGGGAGTTTTATTTAAGCTTCCTGGTGCAGGAATAACAGGTAAAATGTTTTACTGGATAAAAAAAGTTTCCTTAGCCACAATCTGTTCAGCTGAGAATTGGTTGGTGTTGTCAGAAAGGGTTGAAAtaaacattacatgtcatttagatTCAGATtcaacatttagatttagcataaTTAGATCTAATATGTAggtgtaatatttattttaaggactaaatgtggcaaaaattaTTTTCAGCATGAGCCACTTCACAACCGTCACCACAtaagttgtatttttttaactgactGATCTGGGGCTTTCATGCTTTAATGTTCAGTGTTGAGAGGAATTGTCAGGCAGTCACAACTGGTCTATTTCTCAAGAATAATGACTTTAATCTTTGGACTTTAAACCGTGTGGAAGGAATGTGCACAAGAGAAGAACTGTGAGAACTGTAATAAAGAACATTGAACTGTTGGACTGCGGTTTGGGGCAGCATcgcacctctcagtgtacagcctgccggaaattattattagaagaagaaacgGGTTTCTCTTACGCGCACGTCTTTTGGTCGTAAATACGTCAGAGGAGCGCGCCCacgttctttctttctctcgtACTGAAGATGGCGGCAGGGGTGAGTAAAATGGAGAGGGGCCTTATGATGGAGCTTTCTCTATACTTTCCGGACACAATCCACTTTAAATCGGCGCCATCTACGCTCTTAATGAATGCCTTTATGTCACAACAGTGTCAGCTCTGTGTTGTAAAGCTTGTAGGCGGTTTATTTGCGAAATTTTCATTCACTGTTCTTCTTTGCTAGCTCTTGCTATCCTGACGTCGCATTGAAATTGAATGACACTCCTTACTGGCCCAGGCTTGTGCCACGTTACCCTTTTCCTTCCGTGTAAACTATCGCTGCGTTTGTCGCGTGTTTTCCCTTAACCTGGGAATTAATGTGCAGTTTTGTTGAAACCGGAGTTGCCCATTACACTGTGTTGTAATGTTAAGGGTTGGTTAAAAGGAAAGCTATGGTTATGTTAGCGGCGAGATGACTGGTTAGCATTTAAAGCAAGTTAAATCACCACGTGAATAACCAGCATTCCAGAGCTTATTTCCGTCTGTATCATTTTCTGCTGTTTCAGTTTCTCTCGTCTAAATGAGTTTTAAGGGGTCAGCCATCTGTATGTGGATTAcatcattcatttaataaaaGAATATTTAAAGGGTTCAAGTTAGCATTGATGAGAGGCTTTGTCTCCATTATACCTTATACTACACAGTTCATGGAGTTTAACACATCAATAAAAGGCATTCATTGTATCTATTTTgcttaataaattaaaattttatCACAAAGTTCTCTAGTTCAACTTAAAATGGAGTGGCCTTTGCTTGTAGAATTGTGATATGCTTATTTCCATTTTATATGTGTTACTCTATGTTGTTCAATATCTCCTGTGTTGTCTTTGCTGGTTTCAGACTCTCTACACGTACCCAGAGAACTGGCGGGCCTTCAAGGCCCAGATTGCAGCCCAGTACAGTGGTGCTGCCCTCAAAGTTGCCAGCACTTCCCCTGCCTTCACCTTTGGGCAGACGAACCGTACTCCTGCCTTCCTCAACAACTTCCCTTTGGGCAAGGTTAGTGCAGCTGATTTAGTAATTTGGATTGTCCTAGTTAAAGTGCTTCGATGGGCTTTTTTTCACAGTAACCTTGGCAACGTTAGCTGTTTGGACTAAACAGTTGTTGCAATTTCTATAACTGATGCATTAACCAATTGTAATGTAAAACTGGTTTGACTGCATCATTGTAATCTTTTCATTCATTGAATGGATAAATAGCCATATGAAGttcatgaacatttttttaatttctctttgTAGGTACCTGCTTACCAGGGAGATGATGGCTTCTGTCTGTTTGAGAGTAATGCCATTGCTCACTACTGTAAGTCTCAAATGTATAatcatgaaatgataaatctTGCACACTCTTGGTCAGGATGTTGATTATTCAGGCAAATCTtgaaatacagtacatgctaATTGATTGGATTAGGCAACTTCTCCATGTCcacttaaagcagaactttgcatgATTGGTCCCcgtttttctctgcttctttttgtcCAGCTATGCCATGAATGTCTAAAATAACGCCATCGCTGCCCTGATCTTAAACTGCTATTTGGCTAGGGTCTGTGCAGTGCCTTGAAGCAATTTGTTTCTCGCGAGACcttctgattctgaggactTCAAGGCCCtaatcttgcaaggctggttttccgctaacagacGGTAGGGGAGTGGCGACGGACCCCAATTTCCCGCAACAAGATATTTAACCTtaacaatgactctgaagctgtaaaaatcctgcacagttctgctttaaatgtcTAATTATCTGGAATGGGTTGCTCAAATTGATTAGTGTAGCATCTTGCTGTCATGGCAGACATGAAATAATCATGGAAAACCCATTTGCTGGTCAGATGTTTTTTGAATGTTTAATaccaaaacattgttgaaatgcATATCTCACCAAAAGTCAAAAATTACATGCTTAGATCCTAGACtagtttttattctttattcatttcattaaataaacattttttgtctttgaac
Coding sequences within it:
- the si:ch211-175m2.5 gene encoding uncharacterized protein si:ch211-175m2.5 isoform X2, which translates into the protein MCCWYRVLTLPRRRTFQFYRTRDESVIKTNRTDRQTDRQLSLLTDIATNLISMLSRISVSTQRLLLHGQASLRSWGKVAALAPGNRQLCSDASSQNISRYPIPTKNDLPYDIVELMEEVEAKGGFLPNVFKVLSHRPAEFRIFFAYYNELMNKETGRLSKADRELIVVATSIHNRCLYCVVSHSALHRIYSKKPTLSDQVIVNYENAELGPRERAMLDFAMAVCRSDTITEQHFKALEEVGFDREDAWDIAAIAAFFAMSNRLAHLTDMRPNAEFYNMGRMPRDKSKDKAGADGK
- the si:ch211-175m2.5 gene encoding uncharacterized protein si:ch211-175m2.5 isoform X1 codes for the protein MCCWYRVLTLPRRRTFQFYRTRDESVIKTNRTDRQTDRQLSLLTDIATNLISMLSRISVSTQRLLLHGQASLRSWGKVAALAPGNRQLCSDASSQNISRYPIPTKNDLPYDIVELMEEVEAKGGFLPNVFKVLSHRPAEFRIFFAYYNELMNKETGRLSKADRELIVVATSIHNRCLYCVVSHSALHRIYSKKPTLSDQVIVNYENAELGPRERAMLDFAMAVCRSDTITEQHFKALEEVGFDREDAWDIAAIAAFFAMSNRLAHLTDMRPNAEFYNMGRMPRDKSKDKAGADGK
- the polr2g gene encoding DNA-directed RNA polymerase II subunit RPB7, with amino-acid sequence MFYHISLEHEILLHPRYFGPNLLNTVKQKLFTEVEGTCTGKYGFVIAVTTIDNIGAGIIQPGRGFVLYPVKYKAIVFRPFKGEVVDAVVTQVNKVGLFTEIGPMSCFISRHSIPSEMEFDPNSNPPCYKTVDEDIVIQQDDEIRLKIVGTRVDKNDIFAIGSLMDDYLGLVS